The following is a genomic window from Streptomyces sp. NBC_01381.
GACCCGCTGGGGCCCCGGTCGACGAGGGAGAGCATGTCCTCGGGGGCGGGTGCCTCGCTGCCGCCGACGGAGAGCTGGACGTCGGAGAGCTGGAGGGCGTCGGACGCGCCGTTGTTGGCGGTGACGTCGAGTCGGTAGTGGGAGTACGCGGTCGCGTTCTCGAAGTCGTACTTCTTCGTCTGGTGCCGCTGCGGGAAGGACTCGCCCTTGCGGGTGTCGAGGACCTTCCAGTCCTTGCCGTCCGTGGAGCCCTGCAGGGTCCAGTCCTTCGGGTCGCGCTCGGCGTGGTCGTTCGCCGAGGTCAGCGCGTACGTCACGACTTTCGCGGGCTCGTCCAGGTCGAACTCGGCCCAGCCGGTGGGTGCGAAGGTCAGCCATTTGCTGGTGGGTTCGCCGTCGACCAGGTTCTCCTTGACCTCGCCGCCGCCGGCGTTCTCGGCGCTGGCGCGGACCTCGGTGACGTGGTCGTTCACACTTCCGGGGATGCCGGAGCTGAACGCGCCGTTGACGCCGGCGGTGCGCTTCTTGCCGTCGGGTCCTGTCTCCACGGTGTTCAGCCAGTCGGGCTGGGCGTCGCCTTCTTCGAAGGAGGAGACGAACTCCTGGGCTGCCTTGGGCGGTTCCTCCGGCTTCGCGATGGCCGCGCCTTGCGCTGTCGCGACGAGCGAGAAGGCGGTGGCTGCCAGTAGCGCGGCTGAGTGGGGCCGGTGGCCGAGACGGTTCCGGTGACCTGGACGGTGTCTGTGCCGAGGTCTGTGTCCCATCCTCGAATCCCTCCCTGCGAGTTAGACAACGTTGTCAGTTCACTGCGCAAGGTCCAGTAGGGCGTCAAGTGGGTGGTGGTGTCAAGGCTGTTGGAGGGCTTGGTGGGGGGCGGGGGCCTTTGGTGGGCCGGTGGTGGTGTTCGTACCGGGGCCGCCCGGTTGTCCCGAGGTTGGCGGTTCCGGGCCGGGAGTCAAGGGCGCTCCTTCGTCGCGTCGGCTGCGCCGATTCCGCTTCGCTCCACCCTTGACACCCACCCCTCCACCGCGAGAAGCCATATGACCGGGCGGCCACGAAGCGGGGCTCACGGGGACGGATCCTTGGGTCATCCGGCTTCACGGCCGGGTGCGGACTAGTTCGTAGCAGCGCAGCCGGGTGGGAGGGTGCGCGGCCGGTCCGGGGATGGGTGCCGGTCTCGTCAAGCGTCTGGCGACCGGATCTTCCGGGGTGGACGTCACGGTGTGGGTGCAGGGCGATGGTGTGGGTGTGCGGCCGGTGCGGGCGCGGACGCCGGTCTCGTCGAGCGGGTGGCGGCCGGTGAGAAATGCCCCGAGCGGCTGGCCCGGCCAGGCCCGGCGCGTCCCCCGATCCACCGTGGCGCGCAGTCGCGCAGTCGCGCAGTCGCCGAGCAGCTGAGCCGCCGAGGTGTCGAGCCGCTGAGCCGCCGAGGTGTCGAGGTGTTGACTGGTCGGGCGGGCTGGTGAGCGGGGCTGTTGTCTCATTTGGCCGGGCGCAGCCCATGAATACAACTCGCGGCCCTCGACGGTTGGTCGGACCTGAGCTGGCCGGGGGGGGTGTGGGGAACCTACTTCGGCAAAGTTGCGTTTCGCAGCGCCGCGCGCCCCCCTTGTGCCAGAACACTACTTTTCCAAAGTAGGTCCCCCCACCCCGCCCGCTCATCCAGAAAGCGACGGCCACCCCGGAAGATCCGGCTCCGGTCGTCAGACGCTTGACGAGACCGGTGCCGGTCTCCGGGCTGGCCGGGAGGGAGGGGGTGTGGGGAAGCTACTTCGGCAAGGTTGTGTTTCGTGGCGGCGTGCGCCCTCTTGTACCAGAACGCAACTTTCCCAAAGTAGGTCGCCCCACCTGCCCATGACCGTGAGGGTCGCCCCGGAAGATCCGGCCGGTAGACGTTTGACGAGACCGGCACCGATCCCCGGGGTGGCCGGGAGAGGGGGGTGTGGGGGAGCTACTTCGGCGAAGTTGTGTTTCGTGGCGGCGCGCGCCCCCTTGTGCCAGAACGCAACTTTCCCAAAGTAGGTCCCCCACCCCCCCACTCATCCAGGAAGCGACGTCCACGCCGGAAGATCCGGTCGGTAGACGCTTGACGAGACCGGCACCCATCCCCGGACCGGCCGCGCACCCTCCCACCCGGCTGCGCTGCTACGAACCAGTCCGCACCCGGCAGGAAAGCCGGACGCCCCAAGGACCCGTCCCCGTGAGCCCCGCTTCGTGGCCGCCCGGTCAATTTGCTTCTCGCGGTGGAGGGGTGGGTGTCAAGGGTGGAGCGAAGCGGAATCGGCGCAGCCGACGCGACGAAGGAGCGCCCTTGACTCCCGGCCCGGAACCGCCAACCTCGGGACAACCGGGCGGCCCCGGTGCCAGTCAACCACCGGCCCACCGAAGCCCCCGCCCCCCGACGGCGCCCACGGCCGAATTTGCTCACGCCGTGAACGAACCACCCCACGTCTCCGCGAGGTCTCAACTCGGGAAAGACTGCTGGCCGAGCCTGTGTTCGATCTTGCTCTGCTGCCGAAGAGTGGACTATACCTATCGGCACCCTGAGTGGTGGCGGGTGCAAGCCCTTGCCATGGAGTTGCCGCACGTTCAGTACCACCCAAGCTTCAACTGACCCGCGGTGTCGGGCCCTTCGCCCCAGTGAGCCGGCGGGGTCCCGCACACCGCCTGAGTCCTGGAGAAGGCGAGGACTTGAGCATGGGATCCACCAGCTTCAACCGTCGTGACGTGATGAAGAAGGCGGCAGCGACCAGCCTCCTTGCGGTGCCGGCCGTCGGCGCGCTGAGCTCGTGCGCCAGCGGGGGCGGCGAGGAGAACAAGGCCGAAAAGGGCGAGAAGTCCAAGAAGAACCCGCTAGGCGTCAAAGCCGATGCCGCGCTCGGGGTCTACATCTTCAATGGCGGATACGGCGACAAGTACGCCCAGTTCGTCACCGACATGTACCAGGAGAAGTACCCGAAGTCCGACGCGGACCAGAAGGCCACCACGAAGATCGCCACCCAGCTGCAGCCGAAGATCGTCCGCGGCAAGCCGACGGCGGACGTCGTCAACAACTCCGGCGCCGACCAGATGAACATCGGCAAGCTGGTCCACAACAAGCAGGTCGCCGACCTCGGCGAGGTGCTCGACGCCCCCTCGTGGGACGACCCGAACGTCAAGGTGCGCGACACCCTGGTGCCGGTGGTCGAGACGATGGGCCAGTTCGGCGGCAAGGAGTGCTACCAGCTGAACATCGCCGTGACCGTCTACGGCAACTGGTACTCCAAGAAGCTGCTGGAAGAGGGGCTCGACTCCGAGTACCCGAAGACCTGGGACGAGATGCTCGCGGTCTGCAAGAAGGCCAAGGGCAAGGGGATCCATGGGTGGAGCTACCCCGGCGGTCACCCCCGTTACATGTTCTTCAGCATGTATGCCATGTTCGCGCAGCGTGGTGGGAGTGACGTCATCGATGCCATGGATTATCTGGAGCCCGGTGCCTGGAAGCACGACGCCGTCAAGGATGTGTTCGAGGCCTGGGAAGAGCTCGTATCCAAGAAGTACGTGCTGACCGGCTTCGACGGCACCGAGGCGCACACGGAGATGCAGACCGCCTGGACCAAGGGCGGCAAGTGCCTCTTCGTACCCAATGGCTCGTGGGTGGAGAACGAGGCCAAGGACACCACCCCGAAGGACTTCCAGATGACGGTCGGTGCGACGCCGTCCCTGGATTCGAGCGACAAGATGCCGTTCGGCACGCTCTACGCCCCGGCCGGCGAGCCGTTCATCGTCCCCTCCAAGGCCAAGAACGTGCAGGGCGGCCTTGAGTGGCTGCGGATGATGTACAGCAAGGAGGCCGCCCTGAACCTGTTCAAGGAGGTCGGCTCGATCCCCGCGGTCAAGGGCGCCGTCGACGGCCAGAAGCTGCCGTCCGGCACGGCGAGCGCGAAGGCGGCCATCGAGGCGGCCGGCGACAACGTCGTCATCCCCAAGTTCTACGACTGGTACAACGAGCTGTTCCGCGAGGACTTCAACAACATGATCGCCAAGTTCATGCTGGGCCAGATCGGCACCAAGCAGGCGATGGACACCATGGAGAAGGCGTCCGAACGGATCCTGAAGGACCCGGACGTCAGCAAGGTCAAGAAGGCCTGAGGGGTATCCGAGAGGCACGGGACCGGGAACGCGGGCACGTGAGTGAGGCGGGGCGGAGGGGCATGACGACTGACACCCGGGTGGACGATCCCCCACCTTCGGAACCTTCGAAGGAGGCGGCGGCGCCGAGCGGCCCACCCAAGGCGCCGAACCAGCTGCTGTTCCTCCTGGCGGTGGTGCTGCCGCCCCGCTTCACGCCCGACAGCGTGCGCTACGACCGGCGCTACCGCACGCTCGACAAGTACCGCTTCATCGCGGGCTTCCTGGGCCTGCCCCTCGCGTTCTACTCCCTGTTCGTCATCTCACCCTTCGTGCAGGCGATCTACTACTCGTTCACCGACTGGTCCGGCGGACCGGTGGCGAACTTCATCGGCTTCGACAACTTCACCAAGATGTGGGACGACGAGCGCTTCTGGGACTCCCTGGAGATGAGCGTCGCCCTGGCGGTCATCGCCCCGCTCGTCACGCTCGTACTCGGCATGTTCTTCGCCTACATGATCACGTCGGGCGGCCGGCACCGTAAGGGCCAGGCCATCGCAGGGGTCGCGGGATCGTCGTTCTATAAAGTCGTCTACTTCTTTCCGCAGGTCCTGTCGGTGGCCATCATCGCCGTGGTGTGGGGGCGTGTCCTCAACACCAACAGCGGGCTGATCAACGGCGGGCTCGACAAGGTGGGCATCGACGGGCCCGCCTGGCTCGGCGGCGACCGCTCCCTCGCCCTCATCGCCGTACTCGTCGTGCTCTCCTGGAGCTTCGTCGGTTTTTATGTCGTGCTGTTCTCCGCGGCCATGGGGGCGATCCCCAGGGACATCTACGAAGCCGCGCTGCTCGACGGCGCGGGGCGGGGGCGGACTTTCTTCAGCGTGACGCTTCCGCTGATCTGGGACACCGTGCGCACCGGCTGGATCTATATGGGGATTCAGGCACTCGACTCGTTCGCCATCGTGTTGGTGATGGTGCCCGAGCATGTGCTGAAGGTGACTCCGGTCTTCCTCTACGAGCGATTCCGGGACGGCCAGTACGGCTATGCGACCGCCATCGGCGTCGTCCTCCTCGTCCTCAGCATGGCGTTCTCGCTGATCGTCATGAGGATCGGGAATCGCGACCGGATCGAATACTGAGACCGCGGGAGCCACTGCATCATGACCACGAACACCACCGCGCCCCGCAAAGAGACCACCGACTCGCCCCGCAGGGACGGGGGTTCGGCGGGCGGCGCCACGCTGAACGTCTTCTCGCACGCCTTCCTCGTCCTGTGGGTGGTGCTCGCGGCGGGCCCGCTCGTCTGGGTCGCTCTCACGGCGCTGCGCCCCTCGGTCGAGATCCTCAGCGACCCGATGGGCTGGCCGTCCTCCCTGCACTGGGAGAACTTCAGCAACGCGTGGACCGAGGCCAGCATCGGCCAGTACGCGCTCAACTCGCTGATCATCCTGGCGGGTTCACTCACCGGCACCATGCTGCTCGGGTCGATGGCCGCGTATGTGATCGCCCGATTCACCTTCCCGGGCAACCGGTTCATCTTCCTGCTCTTCGCGGGCGGCATGATGTTCCCGGTCATCCTCGCCCTGGTCCCGCTCTTCGCGGTCATGGAGAACTTCGGCCTTTTGGACACCCGGCCAGGTCTGATGATCGCGTACATCGCCTACTCGCTGCCCTTCACCGTCTTCTTCCTCACCTCCTTCTTCCGTACGCTGCCGACGGGCGTCCAGGAGGCGGCGATGGTCGACGGGGCCTCGCACACCCGCACGTTCTTCCAGATCATGCTGCCGATGGCCAAGCCGGGCCTGGTCAGCATCGGCATCTTCAACTTCCTCGGCCAGTGGAACCAGTACCTGCTTCCGCTGCTGCTCAACAACGAGGAGGAGAGCAGCTATGTGCTGCCCCAAGGCCTCGCCAACCTGGCCGTGACGCAGGGCTACCGGGGCGACTGGGGGGCGCTCTTCGCGGGCCTGACGATCGCGATGCTTCCGGTGCTCGTCGTGTACGCCGTCTTCCAGCGACAGGTGCAGGCGGGCCTCACCGCGGGCGCTCTCAAGTGACCCCGACAGCGGGTGATTTCAGCTTGGCCACGAAAGTGGTCTAGGCCTGTCGCGCCAATTCCGGCCGTGAGTAATGTCGGCGCCACGGCGCCGCGGGGGGTCCTTTGCCCGCGTTCAAGTCGACACCGATGTCGAAGGGTTGAACAGCATGAGGAAACGAGTAATCGCCACCGGTGCGGCAACGCTCGCGATGGCACTGGGACTTACCGCCTGCGGCGGTGACAGCGACAGCGGCGACGGCAAGACCATCAAGATCGTCGCCGCCGACTACGGCGACAAGGCCTCCAACGCCTCCAAGATCTACTGGAACGACGTCAAGAAAGAGTTCGAGAAGGCCAACAAGGGCTACAAGGTCGACGTCCAGGTCATCAACTGGAACGAGATCGACAAGCAGGTCAAGAACATGATCCAGGCGGGCGACCAGCCCGACCTGCTGCAGACCGGCGGCTACGCCGACAAGGTCGCCGACGACCTGCTCTACAAGGCCGACGAGGTCCTCTCTCCCAAGACCAAGGAGAACCTCATACCGACCTTCGCCAAGGCCGGCGAGGTCGACGGCACCCAGTACGGCATCCCGTGGGTCTCATCGAGCCGCGTCATGTTCTACAACAAGGCCGTCCTGAAGAAGGCCGGTGTGAAGACGCCGCCCAAGACCTGGGACGAACTCGCCGCGGCCGCAAAGAAGATCAAGGACTCCAAGGCCGCCGAGACCCCCTAC
Proteins encoded in this region:
- the ngcE gene encoding N-acetylglucosamine/diacetylchitobiose ABC transporter substrate-binding protein, with product MGSTSFNRRDVMKKAAATSLLAVPAVGALSSCASGGGEENKAEKGEKSKKNPLGVKADAALGVYIFNGGYGDKYAQFVTDMYQEKYPKSDADQKATTKIATQLQPKIVRGKPTADVVNNSGADQMNIGKLVHNKQVADLGEVLDAPSWDDPNVKVRDTLVPVVETMGQFGGKECYQLNIAVTVYGNWYSKKLLEEGLDSEYPKTWDEMLAVCKKAKGKGIHGWSYPGGHPRYMFFSMYAMFAQRGGSDVIDAMDYLEPGAWKHDAVKDVFEAWEELVSKKYVLTGFDGTEAHTEMQTAWTKGGKCLFVPNGSWVENEAKDTTPKDFQMTVGATPSLDSSDKMPFGTLYAPAGEPFIVPSKAKNVQGGLEWLRMMYSKEAALNLFKEVGSIPAVKGAVDGQKLPSGTASAKAAIEAAGDNVVIPKFYDWYNELFREDFNNMIAKFMLGQIGTKQAMDTMEKASERILKDPDVSKVKKA
- a CDS encoding carbohydrate ABC transporter permease; the encoded protein is MTTDTRVDDPPPSEPSKEAAAPSGPPKAPNQLLFLLAVVLPPRFTPDSVRYDRRYRTLDKYRFIAGFLGLPLAFYSLFVISPFVQAIYYSFTDWSGGPVANFIGFDNFTKMWDDERFWDSLEMSVALAVIAPLVTLVLGMFFAYMITSGGRHRKGQAIAGVAGSSFYKVVYFFPQVLSVAIIAVVWGRVLNTNSGLINGGLDKVGIDGPAWLGGDRSLALIAVLVVLSWSFVGFYVVLFSAAMGAIPRDIYEAALLDGAGRGRTFFSVTLPLIWDTVRTGWIYMGIQALDSFAIVLVMVPEHVLKVTPVFLYERFRDGQYGYATAIGVVLLVLSMAFSLIVMRIGNRDRIEY
- a CDS encoding carbohydrate ABC transporter permease → MTTNTTAPRKETTDSPRRDGGSAGGATLNVFSHAFLVLWVVLAAGPLVWVALTALRPSVEILSDPMGWPSSLHWENFSNAWTEASIGQYALNSLIILAGSLTGTMLLGSMAAYVIARFTFPGNRFIFLLFAGGMMFPVILALVPLFAVMENFGLLDTRPGLMIAYIAYSLPFTVFFLTSFFRTLPTGVQEAAMVDGASHTRTFFQIMLPMAKPGLVSIGIFNFLGQWNQYLLPLLLNNEEESSYVLPQGLANLAVTQGYRGDWGALFAGLTIAMLPVLVVYAVFQRQVQAGLTAGALK